From one Rattus norvegicus strain BN/NHsdMcwi chromosome 7, GRCr8, whole genome shotgun sequence genomic stretch:
- the Tle2 gene encoding transducin-like enhancer protein 2 (The RefSeq protein has 1 substitution compared to this genomic sequence): MYPQGRHPTPLQSGQPFKFSVLEICDRIKEEFQFLQAQYHSLKLECEKLASEKTEMQRHYVMYYEMSYGLNIEMHKQAEIVKRLSAICAQMVPFLTQEHQQQVLQAVDRAKQVTVGELNNLLGQQNQLQPLSHAPPVPLTPRPAGLVGAGATGLLALSGALAAQAQLVAAVKEDRVGVDTEGSRVDRAASRSSSPSPPESLAEEEHPSSRGSNGKQQRAEDKNMSGPYDSEEDKSDYNLVVDEDQPSEPPSPATTPCGKAPLCIPARRDLTDSPASLASSLGSPLPRSKDLALNDLSTGTPASGSCGPSPPQDSSTPGPSSASHLCQLATQPAPPTDSIALRSPLTLSSPFTSSFSLGSHSTLNGDLSMPGSYVSLHLSPQMQPVPFPSDALVGTGIPRHARQLHTLAHGEVVCAVTISSSTQHVYTGGKGCVKVWDVGQPGSKTPVAQLDCLNRDNYIRSCKLLPDGQSLIVGGEASTLSIWDLAAPTPRIKAELTSSAPACYALAISPDAKVCFSCCSDGNIVVWDLQNQAMVRQFQGHTDGASCIDISDYGTRLWTGGLDNTVRCWDLREGRQLQQHDFSSQIFSLGHCPSQDWLAVGMESSHVEVLHVRKPEKYQLRLHESCVLSLKFASCGRWFVSTGKDNLLNAWRTPYGASIFQSKESSSVLSCDISRNNKYIVTGSGDKKATVYEVVY, translated from the exons ATGTACCCCCAGGGAAGGCACCCG ACCCCGCTGCAGTCTGGCCAACCTTTCAAGTTCTCAGTCCTGGAAATCTGTGACCGGATCAAAGAGGAATTTCAGTTTCTCCAAGCTCAATACCACAG CCTTAAGCTAGAGTGTGAGAAGCTGGCCAGCGAGAAGACAGAAATGCAAAGGCATTATGTGATG TACTATGAGATGTCCTACGGACTCAACATTGAGATGCACAAACAG GCTGAGATCGTGAAGCGCCTCAGTGCAATCTGTGCCCAGATGGTCCCATTCCTCACTCAGGAG CATCAGCAGCAGGTGCTCCAGGCTGTGGACCGAGCCAAGCAGGTGACCGTGGGGGAACTGAACAACCTCTTGGGG CAGCAGAATCAGCTCCAGCCGCTGTCCCATGCACCCCCTGTGCCTCTCACCCCACGCCCAGCTGGCCTGGTGGGTGCCGGGGCCACTGGGCTGCTGGCCCTCTCTGGGGCGCTGGCTGCGCAGGCCCAGCTGGTGGCTGCTGTTAAGGAAGACCGTGTGGGTGTGGACACCGAGGGGTCCAGAG TGGACAGAGCTGCCAGCAGG AGTTCATCCCCCTCACCCCCTGAGAGTCTGGCAGAAGAGGAGCATCCTAGCAGCCGAGACAGTAACGGGAAGCAGCAGAGAGCCGAAGACAAGAATATGTCAGGGCCTTAT GACAGTGAGGAAGACAAGAGTGACTATAACCTGGTAGTGGATGAG GACCAACCGTCAGAGCCCCCCAGCCCTGCGACCACCCCCTGTGGGAAGGCGCCCCTCTGCATCCCTGCCCGCAGGGACCTCACGGACAGTCCAGCCTCCCTGGCTTCCAGCTTGGGCTCACCACTCCCCAGAAGCAAAGACCTAGCCCTG AACGATCTCTCCACAGGTACTCCCGCCTCTGGGTCATGTGGTCCCTCTCCACCCCAGGACTCGTCCACCCCAGGGCCCAGCTCAGCCAGTCACCTCTGCCAGCTGGCTACTCAGCCGGCACCGCCCACAGACAGCATTG CCCTGAGGAGTCCCCTGACCCTGTCCAGCCCTTTCACCTCGTCCTTCAGCCTGGGCTCCCACAGCACCCTCAATGGGGACCTCTCCATGCCTGGCTCCTATGTCAGCCTCCACCTGTCCCCCCAG ATGCAACCGGTGCCCTTCCCATCGGATGCACTGGTAGGCACTGGCATCCCTCGCCACGCGAGGCAGCTGCACACACTGGCCCATGGTGAGGTGGTGTGTGCCGTCACCATCAGCAGCTCCACGCAGCACGTGTACACGGGCGGCAAAGGCTGCGTGAAGGTTTGGGACGTGGGCCAGCCGGGCAGCAAGACACCTGTGGCACAGCTGGATTGCCTG AACCGGGACAACTACATTCGCTCCTGCAAGCTGCTGCCTGACGGGCAGAGCCTGATCGTGGGTGGCGAGGCCAGTACCCTGTCCATTTGGGACCTGGCAGCACCCACACCACGCATCAAAGCAGAGCTGACCTCGTCCGCCCCCGCCTGTTACGCGCTGGCCATCAGCCCGGATGCCAAGGTCTGCTTCTCCTGCTGCAGCGACGGTAACATCGTGGTCTGGGACCTGCAGAACCAGGCCATGGTCAG ACAGTTCCAGGGCCACACGGACGGGGCCAGCTGCATTGACATATCAGACTACGGGACCCGGCTGTGGACTGGGGGCCTGGACAACACCGTGCGCTGCTGGGATCTGCGCGAGGGCCGCCAGCTGCAGCAACATGACTTCAGTTCCCAG ATCTTCTCGTTGGGCCACTGTCCCAGTCAGGACTGGCTGGCCGTGGGGATGGAAAGCAGCCACGTGGAGGTCCTGCATGTGCGCAAGCCTGAGAAGTACCAGCTCCGCCTGCACGAGAGCTGCGTGCTGTCGCTCAAGTTCGCTTCCTGCG gacGCTGGTTTGTGAGCACAGGCAAGGATAACCTGCTCAATGCCTGGAGGACACCCTATGGGGCCAGCATTTTCCAG TCCAAAGAGTCTTCTTCCGTGTTGAGCTGCGACATCTCCAGGAACAACAAGTACATTGTGACAGGCTCAGGGGACAAGAAGGCCACTGTGTATGAGGTGGTGTACTGA
- the Tle2 gene encoding transducin-like enhancer protein 2 isoform X10: protein MYPQGRHPTPLQSGQPFKFSVLEICDRIKEEFQFLQAQYHSLKLECEKLASEKTEMQRHYVMAAPHQCPQGGTSCPHWPRLSPLQYYEMSYGLNIEMHKQAEIVKRLSAICAQMVPFLTQEHQQQVLQAVDRAKQVTVGELNNLLGQQNQLQPLSHAPPVPLTPRPAGLVGAGATGLLALSGALAAQAQLVAAVKEDRVGVDTEGSRVDRAASRSSSPSPPESLAEEEHPSSRDSNGKQQRAEDKNMSGPYDSEEDKSDYNLVVDEDQPSEPPSPATTPCGKAPLCIPARRDLTDSPASLASSLGSPLPRSKDLALNDLSTGTPASGSCGPSPPQDSSTPGPSSASHLCQLATQPAPPTDSIGQQLCGVRMLTSDGI from the exons ATGTACCCCCAGGGAAGGCACCCG ACCCCGCTGCAGTCTGGCCAACCTTTCAAGTTCTCAGTCCTGGAAATCTGTGACCGGATCAAAGAGGAATTTCAGTTTCTCCAAGCTCAATACCACAG CCTTAAGCTAGAGTGTGAGAAGCTGGCCAGCGAGAAGACAGAAATGCAAAGGCATTATGTGATG GCTGCACCCCATCAGTGTCCCCAGGGTGGCACCAGCTGTCCACACTGGCCAAGACTGTCTCCTTTGCAGTACTATGAGATGTCCTACGGACTCAACATTGAGATGCACAAACAG GCTGAGATCGTGAAGCGCCTCAGTGCAATCTGTGCCCAGATGGTCCCATTCCTCACTCAGGAG CATCAGCAGCAGGTGCTCCAGGCTGTGGACCGAGCCAAGCAGGTGACCGTGGGGGAACTGAACAACCTCTTGGGG CAGCAGAATCAGCTCCAGCCGCTGTCCCATGCACCCCCTGTGCCTCTCACCCCACGCCCAGCTGGCCTGGTGGGTGCCGGGGCCACTGGGCTGCTGGCCCTCTCTGGGGCGCTGGCTGCGCAGGCCCAGCTGGTGGCTGCTGTTAAGGAAGACCGTGTGGGTGTGGACACCGAGGGGTCCAGAG TGGACAGAGCTGCCAGCAGG AGTTCATCCCCCTCACCCCCTGAGAGTCTGGCAGAAGAGGAGCATCCTAGCAGCCGAGACAGTAACGGGAAGCAGCAGAGAGCCGAAGACAAGAATATGTCAGGGCCTTAT GACAGTGAGGAAGACAAGAGTGACTATAACCTGGTAGTGGATGAG GACCAACCGTCAGAGCCCCCCAGCCCTGCGACCACCCCCTGTGGGAAGGCGCCCCTCTGCATCCCTGCCCGCAGGGACCTCACGGACAGTCCAGCCTCCCTGGCTTCCAGCTTGGGCTCACCACTCCCCAGAAGCAAAGACCTAGCCCTG AACGATCTCTCCACAGGTACTCCCGCCTCTGGGTCATGTGGTCCCTCTCCACCCCAGGACTCGTCCACCCCAGGGCCCAGCTCAGCCAGTCACCTCTGCCAGCTGGCTACTCAGCCGGCACCGCCCACAGACAGCATTG GTCAGCAGCTCTGTGGTGTACGGATGCTCACCTCTG ATGGCATTTGA
- the Tle2 gene encoding transducin-like enhancer protein 2 isoform X9, with product MYPQGRHPTPLQSGQPFKFSVLEICDRIKEEFQFLQAQYHSLKLECEKLASEKTEMQRHYVMAAPHQCPQGGTSCPHWPRLSPLQYYEMSYGLNIEMHKQAEIVKRLSAICAQMVPFLTQEHQQQVLQAVDRAKQVTVGELNNLLGQQNQLQPLSHAPPVPLTPRPAGLVGAGATGLLALSGALAAQAQLVAAVKEDRVGVDTEGSRVDRAASRSSSPSPPESLAEEEHPSSRDSNGKQQRAEDKNMSGPYDSEEDKSDYNLVVDEDQPSEPPSPATTPCGKAPLCIPARRDLTDSPASLASSLGSPLPRSKDLALNDLSTGTPASGSCGPSPPQDSSTPGPSSASHLCQLATQPAPPTDSIGQQLCGVRMLTSGESLGCGAAGQSAESRGLGRAEGETNLPRETRISKEKG from the exons ATGTACCCCCAGGGAAGGCACCCG ACCCCGCTGCAGTCTGGCCAACCTTTCAAGTTCTCAGTCCTGGAAATCTGTGACCGGATCAAAGAGGAATTTCAGTTTCTCCAAGCTCAATACCACAG CCTTAAGCTAGAGTGTGAGAAGCTGGCCAGCGAGAAGACAGAAATGCAAAGGCATTATGTGATG GCTGCACCCCATCAGTGTCCCCAGGGTGGCACCAGCTGTCCACACTGGCCAAGACTGTCTCCTTTGCAGTACTATGAGATGTCCTACGGACTCAACATTGAGATGCACAAACAG GCTGAGATCGTGAAGCGCCTCAGTGCAATCTGTGCCCAGATGGTCCCATTCCTCACTCAGGAG CATCAGCAGCAGGTGCTCCAGGCTGTGGACCGAGCCAAGCAGGTGACCGTGGGGGAACTGAACAACCTCTTGGGG CAGCAGAATCAGCTCCAGCCGCTGTCCCATGCACCCCCTGTGCCTCTCACCCCACGCCCAGCTGGCCTGGTGGGTGCCGGGGCCACTGGGCTGCTGGCCCTCTCTGGGGCGCTGGCTGCGCAGGCCCAGCTGGTGGCTGCTGTTAAGGAAGACCGTGTGGGTGTGGACACCGAGGGGTCCAGAG TGGACAGAGCTGCCAGCAGG AGTTCATCCCCCTCACCCCCTGAGAGTCTGGCAGAAGAGGAGCATCCTAGCAGCCGAGACAGTAACGGGAAGCAGCAGAGAGCCGAAGACAAGAATATGTCAGGGCCTTAT GACAGTGAGGAAGACAAGAGTGACTATAACCTGGTAGTGGATGAG GACCAACCGTCAGAGCCCCCCAGCCCTGCGACCACCCCCTGTGGGAAGGCGCCCCTCTGCATCCCTGCCCGCAGGGACCTCACGGACAGTCCAGCCTCCCTGGCTTCCAGCTTGGGCTCACCACTCCCCAGAAGCAAAGACCTAGCCCTG AACGATCTCTCCACAGGTACTCCCGCCTCTGGGTCATGTGGTCCCTCTCCACCCCAGGACTCGTCCACCCCAGGGCCCAGCTCAGCCAGTCACCTCTGCCAGCTGGCTACTCAGCCGGCACCGCCCACAGACAGCATTG GTCAGCAGCTCTGTGGTGTACGGATGCTCACCTCTGGTGAGTCCTTGGGGTGTGGAGCAGCAGGACAGTCAGCCGAGTCCAGAGGTctggggagggcagagggagaaaCCAACTTACCCAGAGAAACCAGGATAAGTAAAGAGAAGGGCTGA